In Deltaproteobacteria bacterium, a single genomic region encodes these proteins:
- a CDS encoding LLM class flavin-dependent oxidoreductase codes for MSDTMLRFGVFLAPFHALTENPTLLFERDLELVMLLDRLGYDEAWIGEHHSGGFETIAAPEIFIAAAARETRRIRLGTGVKSLPYVHPFMVADAMVQLDHMTRGRAMFGVGPGALPSDATQMGIDPRRTRRMMNESLDVIIPLLEGERVSAKTDWFTLDRAKLQHASFTRPRMEMAVTTIRSPAGASLAGRYGLGLLSLGGHSDEALAAYAHNWGIYEEAAAAHGRAADRSVFRIAVQMHIADTRAQAMEDVRFGIDAWGGYARDVLPNQTVPKEVTDTRKFIVESGRGIIGTPDDAIREIERMQAGTGGFGVVLFMCHDWADWEATNRSYELFARHVVPHFHGQFDSRQTSYDEAARRQPEFRAAAMEGVAAAKAAYEDQRKQKTG; via the coding sequence GTGTCCGACACCATGCTGCGATTCGGCGTTTTCCTGGCGCCCTTCCATGCGCTGACCGAAAATCCCACCCTTCTCTTCGAACGCGACCTCGAACTGGTCATGCTGCTGGACCGCCTCGGCTACGACGAGGCCTGGATCGGCGAGCACCACTCCGGCGGATTCGAAACCATCGCCGCGCCGGAGATCTTCATCGCCGCCGCGGCCCGGGAAACCCGGCGCATCCGGCTCGGCACCGGCGTGAAGTCCCTGCCCTACGTCCATCCCTTCATGGTGGCCGACGCCATGGTCCAGCTCGACCACATGACCCGCGGGCGCGCCATGTTCGGCGTCGGGCCCGGCGCCCTGCCGTCGGACGCCACGCAGATGGGCATCGACCCGCGCCGCACGCGGCGCATGATGAACGAGTCGCTGGACGTGATCATCCCGCTCCTGGAAGGCGAGCGCGTGAGTGCCAAGACGGACTGGTTCACCCTGGACCGGGCCAAGCTGCAGCACGCCTCCTTTACCCGGCCCCGGATGGAAATGGCCGTCACCACCATCCGCTCCCCCGCTGGCGCATCGCTGGCCGGGCGCTACGGATTGGGGCTGCTGTCCCTGGGCGGACACTCCGACGAGGCCCTCGCCGCATACGCGCACAACTGGGGCATTTACGAAGAGGCCGCCGCCGCCCACGGTCGCGCGGCCGACCGAAGTGTATTCCGCATCGCCGTGCAGATGCACATCGCCGACACGCGCGCGCAAGCCATGGAAGACGTGCGCTTCGGCATCGACGCCTGGGGCGGCTACGCCCGCGACGTGCTGCCCAATCAAACCGTTCCCAAGGAAGTCACCGACACGCGCAAGTTCATCGTGGAGTCAGGTCGCGGCATCATCGGCACCCCCGACGACGCCATCCGCGAGATCGAGCGCATGCAGGCCGGCACCGGCGGCTTCGGCGTGGTGCTGTTCATGTGCCACGACTGGGCCGACTGGGAAGCCACCAACCGGAGCTACGAACTGTTCGCCCGACACGTGGTGCCGCACTTCCACGGCCAGTTCGATTCCAGACAGACCAGCTATGACGAGGCCGCAAGGCGGCAGCCGGAGTTCCGTGCGGCTGCCATGGAGGGCGTTGCAGCGGCCAAGGCGGCGTACGAAGACCAGCGAAAACAGAAAACAGGGTGA
- a CDS encoding CoA transferase — MAQALDGIRILDLSNYIAGPFAAMLLADMGAAVVKIENTNGGDPFRKWGREPRMYSPLFRSYNRNKRAMTLNLRHAEGKEVFLRMVEEADVVIENYRPGVMDRLELGYERLSQLNPRLIYCGISAFGQTGPYREKPGFDTLGQCLSGLLSQIIDPQNPAPPGLAFSDHLGGMFACYGVLTALMAREKTGKGQKVETSLMEASMAFIGRSIIQYFATGDIPNVESRGRSAGVYALLAGDGLPFVVHLSHLNKFFVGLTRAIERPELADDPRFREHQDRLANYDDLKALLQETVRAKPRAHWLEALSRNDVANAPINRLDEVFGDPQVQHLDRIMELRHPKHGKMHTVRSGVNLSETPAQVSALPPELGEHTAEILRELGYSRERIDQLAEAGTT, encoded by the coding sequence ATGGCACAGGCCCTTGACGGCATCAGGATACTCGATCTCAGCAACTACATCGCCGGCCCGTTCGCGGCCATGCTGCTGGCGGACATGGGGGCGGCGGTGGTGAAGATAGAGAACACGAACGGCGGCGACCCCTTCCGGAAGTGGGGCAGGGAGCCGCGCATGTACAGCCCGTTGTTCCGCAGCTACAACCGCAACAAGCGGGCCATGACGCTCAACCTGCGCCATGCGGAAGGCAAGGAGGTCTTTCTTCGCATGGTGGAGGAAGCCGACGTCGTCATCGAGAACTACCGGCCGGGGGTGATGGACCGGCTGGAACTCGGCTACGAACGCCTGAGCCAACTGAACCCGCGCCTGATCTACTGCGGCATTTCCGCGTTCGGGCAAACCGGTCCTTACCGCGAAAAGCCGGGTTTCGACACACTCGGGCAGTGCCTGAGCGGCCTGCTGAGCCAGATCATCGACCCGCAAAACCCGGCGCCGCCGGGCCTCGCCTTCTCGGACCACCTGGGCGGCATGTTCGCCTGCTACGGCGTTCTCACCGCCCTGATGGCGCGGGAAAAGACCGGCAAGGGCCAGAAGGTAGAGACCTCCCTCATGGAGGCCTCCATGGCGTTCATCGGGCGCAGCATCATCCAGTACTTCGCTACGGGAGACATCCCCAACGTGGAGAGCCGGGGCCGTTCCGCCGGCGTGTACGCGCTGCTGGCCGGGGACGGCCTCCCGTTCGTCGTCCATCTTTCCCATCTCAACAAGTTCTTCGTGGGCCTCACCCGCGCCATCGAGCGTCCCGAACTGGCGGACGACCCCCGGTTCCGCGAGCACCAGGACCGTCTCGCAAACTACGACGACCTCAAGGCGCTGTTGCAGGAGACCGTCCGCGCCAAACCCCGGGCGCACTGGCTGGAGGCGCTGAGCCGCAACGACGTGGCCAACGCCCCCATCAACCGACTCGACGAAGTGTTCGGCGACCCCCAGGTGCAGCATCTCGACCGCATCATGGAACTGCGGCATCCCAAGCACGGCAAGATGCACACCGTGCGAAGCGGCGTCAACCTGAGCGAGACGCCGGCCCAGGTTTCGGCGCTGCCGCCGGAGTTGGGCGAGCACACCGCGGAGATTCTCCGCGAATTGGGCTACAGCCGGGAACGGATCGATCAATTGGCGGAAGCGGGCACGACTTGA
- a CDS encoding amidohydrolase family protein: MKNGLKIIDSDMHIMEPPDLWENYVDAPFKQHAPRVVNVPSRGDFNLLLLDGKEPRAKSPSLANDARMIGKRRASTREDVISFARDQGFNAKSQLEAMDIEGLDVAVLFPTACLHIMTVPDMDPLLAEAICRAYNNWLYDFCQQDPARLKGAAMLPPHDVSLAVREARRAANDLGFVTAFLRATPLPGDTWFGLYWEPLWAELEELGMPVGFHECTNSGYYPHIERFGQNNRLMRHICSHVTGQMVTMVDIIVGGVLERFPELKVAFLECNCGWAPAWLSRMDTHWSQLGGADAPMLTMKPSEYFKRQCVVGCEGEEREVGSVIQLMGDDNIVFSTDYPHSDSEFPHAVDSFMQQELPVEHARKILWDNCVNFYGIDA; encoded by the coding sequence ATGAAGAACGGTCTCAAGATTATCGATTCCGACATGCACATCATGGAACCGCCGGACCTCTGGGAGAACTACGTCGACGCGCCCTTCAAGCAGCATGCGCCACGCGTGGTGAACGTCCCCAGCCGGGGCGATTTCAATCTGCTGCTGCTGGACGGGAAGGAGCCCCGGGCCAAGAGCCCGTCGCTGGCCAATGACGCGCGCATGATCGGCAAGCGGCGCGCGTCCACCCGCGAGGACGTGATCAGCTTCGCCCGCGACCAGGGATTCAACGCCAAGTCCCAGCTCGAGGCCATGGACATCGAGGGGCTGGACGTGGCGGTGCTGTTCCCCACCGCGTGCCTGCACATCATGACCGTGCCCGACATGGATCCGCTCCTGGCTGAGGCCATCTGCCGCGCCTACAACAACTGGCTCTACGACTTCTGTCAGCAGGACCCCGCGCGACTCAAGGGCGCCGCCATGCTGCCGCCCCACGACGTGTCCCTGGCGGTGCGGGAAGCACGGCGCGCGGCCAACGACCTCGGGTTCGTGACGGCCTTCCTGCGGGCCACGCCGCTCCCCGGCGACACGTGGTTCGGGCTCTACTGGGAGCCGCTGTGGGCGGAGCTGGAGGAGTTGGGAATGCCCGTGGGATTCCACGAGTGCACCAACTCCGGCTACTACCCGCACATCGAGCGCTTCGGCCAGAACAACCGCCTCATGCGCCACATCTGCAGCCACGTCACGGGCCAGATGGTGACCATGGTGGACATCATCGTGGGCGGGGTGCTGGAACGCTTCCCCGAGCTGAAGGTAGCTTTCCTGGAGTGCAACTGCGGCTGGGCGCCGGCCTGGCTGAGCCGCATGGACACCCACTGGAGCCAGTTGGGCGGCGCGGACGCGCCCATGCTCACCATGAAACCCAGCGAGTACTTCAAGCGCCAGTGCGTGGTCGGGTGCGAGGGGGAGGAACGCGAGGTGGGCTCGGTCATCCAGCTCATGGGCGACGACAACATCGTCTTCTCCACCGACTACCCGCACAGCGACTCGGAGTTCCCCCACGCCGTGGACTCTTTCATGCAGCAGGAGCTGCCGGTGGAGCACGCGCGCAAGATCCTGTGGGACAACTGCGTGAACTTCTACGGCATCGACGCGTAG
- a CDS encoding extracellular solute-binding protein — protein sequence MHWIMALIICGVLAAASGASAQDNVKALYEKAKKEGQVVMAAGSPPSALKAQIAGFNKRFPGIQVNHIPSTGSDASAKIQLETRVGRATYEVAQATTTSAELLLKKDLLAPFAYHEFGIAKDEISFGDRLVPWFDLTRVLGFNTNLVSKDQVPTTWEGLLDPKWKGRKIIVVGRGYPFGDLVPVWGLEKVLEYTKKFKAQDPIVQPRGGPQTLEALVAGQAPLALIQFDRVFRAKVKEKAPVDFVWISPMSVTRFFSIAVKKVRHPNAAKLLTGYLGTQEASRLMEEVSFRSQLGKSAQTDAAKMVRRAGVQLVWNAPTMAEAKELKGWRKAVRKILTGH from the coding sequence ATGCATTGGATCATGGCGCTCATTATCTGTGGTGTCCTTGCGGCGGCGAGCGGAGCCTCTGCACAGGACAATGTCAAGGCCCTCTACGAAAAGGCGAAGAAGGAAGGCCAGGTCGTGATGGCCGCGGGCTCGCCCCCTTCCGCGCTCAAGGCGCAGATCGCGGGTTTCAACAAGCGGTTCCCCGGGATCCAGGTCAACCACATCCCGTCCACGGGGTCCGACGCGTCCGCCAAGATACAGCTCGAGACGCGGGTGGGCAGGGCCACCTATGAGGTCGCCCAGGCCACTACCACCTCGGCCGAGCTTCTCCTCAAGAAGGACCTCCTGGCGCCCTTCGCGTACCACGAGTTCGGTATCGCCAAGGACGAGATCTCTTTCGGCGACCGGCTCGTGCCCTGGTTCGACCTGACGCGAGTCCTGGGGTTCAACACGAATCTGGTCTCGAAGGATCAGGTGCCCACCACCTGGGAAGGGTTGCTGGACCCCAAGTGGAAGGGCAGGAAGATCATCGTCGTCGGGCGGGGCTATCCTTTCGGAGACCTTGTGCCTGTCTGGGGCCTGGAGAAAGTCCTGGAATACACCAAGAAGTTCAAGGCCCAAGACCCCATCGTGCAGCCCCGCGGCGGCCCCCAGACCCTGGAGGCGCTGGTGGCGGGGCAGGCCCCGTTGGCGCTGATCCAGTTCGATCGCGTTTTTCGAGCCAAGGTGAAGGAAAAGGCGCCGGTGGACTTTGTGTGGATCTCGCCCATGTCGGTGACGCGGTTCTTCTCCATAGCGGTGAAGAAGGTCCGCCATCCCAACGCGGCCAAGCTGTTGACCGGCTACCTTGGCACCCAGGAAGCGTCGCGGCTCATGGAGGAAGTGTCGTTCCGGAGCCAGTTGGGCAAGAGCGCCCAGACCGACGCGGCGAAGATGGTGCGGAGGGCCGGTGTGCAGTTGGTGTGGAATGCCCCCACCATGGCGGAAGCCAAGGAGCTCAAAGGGTGGCGAAAGGCCGTGCGCAAGATCCTGACGGGGCACTAG
- a CDS encoding amidohydrolase family protein: protein MMKNGLKIIDSDMHIQEPPDIWENYVDAPFKQHAPRVVKVPSSGDFNLHLVNGREARHKSPSLAADARMIGGRRNESPDAVDFARKQGFNPKSQLEAMDIEGLDVAVLFPTACLHIMTMPDMDPLLAEAICRAYNNWLYDFCREDPARMKGAALLPPHDVSLAVREARRAVKELGFVSAFLRATPLPGDTWFSLYWEPLWAELEDLGVPVGFHECTNSGYYPHIERFGRSNRLMRHICSHVTGQMVTMVDIILGGVLERFPKLKVAFLECNCGWTPSWLGRMDTHYSQLGAADTPMLTMKPSEYFKRQCVVGCEGEEREVGSVIQLMGDDNIVFSTDYPHSDSEFPHAVDAFMQQELPVEHARKILWDNCAKFYGIEA, encoded by the coding sequence ATGATGAAGAACGGACTCAAGATCATCGACTCCGACATGCACATTCAGGAGCCTCCGGATATTTGGGAGAATTATGTCGACGCTCCGTTCAAGCAGCACGCCCCGCGAGTCGTCAAGGTCCCGAGCAGCGGCGATTTCAACTTGCACCTGGTGAACGGCAGGGAAGCGCGCCACAAGAGCCCGTCCCTGGCGGCCGACGCTCGCATGATCGGCGGGCGCCGGAACGAGAGTCCGGACGCGGTCGACTTCGCGCGCAAACAGGGTTTCAACCCCAAGTCCCAACTGGAAGCCATGGACATCGAGGGGCTGGACGTGGCGGTACTGTTCCCCACCGCCTGCCTGCACATCATGACCATGCCGGACATGGACCCGCTTCTGGCGGAGGCCATCTGCCGGGCCTACAACAACTGGCTGTACGACTTCTGCCGGGAAGACCCGGCGCGAATGAAGGGCGCCGCCCTCTTGCCGCCCCACGACGTATCCCTGGCGGTGAGGGAAGCCCGCCGCGCCGTGAAGGAGCTGGGCTTTGTCTCCGCCTTCCTGCGGGCGACCCCCCTGCCCGGAGACACTTGGTTCAGCTTGTACTGGGAGCCCTTGTGGGCGGAGCTGGAGGACCTGGGCGTCCCCGTGGGTTTCCACGAATGCACGAACTCCGGGTACTACCCTCACATCGAGCGCTTCGGCCGGAGCAATCGCCTGATGCGCCACATTTGCAGTCATGTCACCGGCCAGATGGTCACGATGGTGGACATCATCCTGGGCGGCGTGCTGGAACGTTTCCCCAAGCTCAAGGTGGCCTTCCTGGAATGCAACTGCGGCTGGACGCCGTCGTGGCTGGGCCGCATGGATACCCACTACAGTCAGTTGGGGGCCGCGGACACCCCCATGCTGACCATGAAGCCGAGCGAGTACTTCAAGCGCCAGTGCGTGGTCGGTTGCGAAGGTGAAGAGCGGGAGGTGGGCTCGGTCATACAGCTCATGGGCGATGACAACATCGTCTTCTCCACCGACTACCCCCACAGCGACTCCGAGTTTCCCCACGCGGTAGACGCCTTCATGCAGCAGGAGCTGCCGGTGGAGCACGCCCGCAAGATCCTGTGGGACAACTGCGCCAAGTTCTACGGTATCGAGGCGTAA
- a CDS encoding amidohydrolase family protein → MKDGLKVMDSDMHVREPADLWEKYLEPEWRDRGPKILSTTTRSSAMVMLDGKILKGYPPAYRGGIFDARRIDKEIADARARGFDGVSQLDAMEKEGLDLAIMYPSIGLGVMMRDDMDPKLGAAIARAYNNWLHDFCQTDPERMKGSAMISLHDVTEAAKEARRAVEELGFVSVFARPEPLRSLPWHSRYYDVLWSTLEELGIPMGFHSAASAGEVRQLGDVFGDDLLLRHICEHPMSNMMAMIDIIGGGVLERHPKLKVAFLECYCGWVSFMLHRMDGAVSKARNPNISELKPSEFFKRQCWISTESEKELPMIADLIGDDNIVYSTDYPHGDSDFPHAVEEFLEVEGVSRETKRKILWDNCARLYDL, encoded by the coding sequence ATGAAGGACGGATTGAAGGTCATGGACTCGGACATGCACGTGCGCGAGCCCGCGGACCTGTGGGAGAAGTACCTGGAGCCGGAGTGGCGCGACCGGGGCCCCAAGATCCTGAGCACCACCACCCGCAGCTCGGCCATGGTCATGCTCGACGGCAAGATCCTCAAGGGCTACCCGCCCGCCTACCGCGGCGGCATCTTCGACGCCAGGCGCATCGACAAGGAGATCGCGGACGCACGGGCCCGGGGCTTCGACGGGGTGTCGCAGCTCGACGCCATGGAGAAGGAGGGGCTGGACCTGGCGATCATGTACCCGTCCATCGGCCTGGGCGTCATGATGCGCGACGACATGGACCCCAAGCTCGGCGCCGCGATAGCGCGGGCCTACAACAACTGGCTCCATGACTTCTGCCAGACCGATCCCGAGCGAATGAAGGGCTCGGCCATGATCTCGCTCCACGACGTCACAGAGGCGGCAAAGGAGGCCCGGCGGGCGGTGGAGGAGTTGGGCTTCGTGTCCGTGTTCGCGCGTCCCGAGCCGCTCCGTTCGCTGCCCTGGCACTCCCGCTACTACGACGTGCTGTGGTCCACCCTGGAGGAGCTGGGCATTCCCATGGGCTTCCACTCCGCCGCCTCGGCCGGTGAGGTCCGCCAGTTGGGCGACGTGTTCGGCGACGATCTGTTGCTGCGGCACATCTGCGAGCATCCCATGTCCAACATGATGGCCATGATCGACATCATCGGCGGCGGGGTGCTGGAGCGCCACCCGAAGCTCAAGGTCGCCTTCCTGGAATGTTACTGCGGCTGGGTGTCGTTTATGCTCCACCGAATGGACGGAGCCGTGTCCAAGGCCCGCAACCCCAACATCTCCGAGCTCAAGCCCAGCGAGTTCTTCAAGCGCCAGTGCTGGATCTCCACCGAGTCCGAGAAGGAACTCCCCATGATCGCCGACCTCATCGGCGACGACAACATCGTCTACTCAACCGACTATCCCCACGGAGACTCGGATTTCCCCCACGCGGTGGAAGAGTTCCTGGAAGTAGAGGGCGTCTCACGGGAGACCAAGCGAAAGATCCTCTGGGACAACTGCGCGCGGCTGTATGATCTTTGA
- a CDS encoding NAD(P)-dependent oxidoreductase, giving the protein MATLITGSGLIGASFGQFAAERGERLVFVDFQPRDDYLKQKLGDADYVSLQGDVLDLPALTGIIKAHDVDTVLHTAAIIAGRVAREGYWAFNVNIQGTINVAEAARLTGVKRVVQISTLGVYNRAFEGSGAVPETLQRGDSSAYGNSKAVQELVLEAYQGLFGFELMMVRLAHVFGLGHFQGGAESGAITHTLLDRGRHGGVARVARRQARPLERIYAKDVGRAVDLAATVPVPPVNVFNIGTGLVTTFDELVEEARAIYPDLEVEVVPDGTPYEGPKQPLDITRAREHLGWEPRFTLGSALRDYVKDLDALESGA; this is encoded by the coding sequence ATGGCGACTCTGATCACGGGCAGCGGGCTTATCGGGGCCTCTTTCGGGCAGTTCGCGGCCGAGCGGGGCGAGCGGCTTGTCTTCGTGGATTTCCAGCCACGGGACGATTACTTGAAGCAGAAGCTCGGCGACGCGGACTATGTCTCTCTCCAGGGGGACGTGCTGGACCTCCCGGCGCTCACGGGCATCATCAAGGCCCACGATGTCGATACGGTGCTGCACACGGCGGCCATCATCGCCGGGCGGGTAGCCCGCGAGGGTTACTGGGCCTTCAACGTCAACATTCAGGGCACCATCAACGTCGCTGAGGCGGCGCGCCTGACCGGCGTCAAGCGGGTCGTGCAGATCAGCACGCTCGGCGTCTACAACCGCGCCTTCGAGGGATCGGGCGCGGTGCCGGAGACGCTCCAGCGGGGCGACAGCTCGGCCTACGGCAACTCCAAGGCGGTCCAGGAACTGGTGCTGGAAGCCTACCAGGGGCTGTTCGGCTTCGAGCTGATGATGGTGCGGCTGGCCCACGTGTTCGGGCTGGGGCATTTCCAGGGCGGGGCCGAAAGCGGCGCCATCACCCACACGCTCCTCGACCGCGGCCGTCATGGCGGCGTGGCCAGGGTCGCGCGGCGCCAGGCCCGGCCGCTGGAGCGCATCTACGCCAAGGACGTGGGACGGGCCGTGGATCTGGCGGCTACCGTACCGGTACCTCCGGTCAATGTCTTCAACATCGGCACGGGCTTGGTGACGACCTTCGACGAACTGGTGGAGGAGGCGAGGGCGATCTACCCGGACCTGGAGGTGGAGGTGGTGCCGGACGGGACGCCCTACGAGGGACCCAAGCAACCGCTGGATATCACGCGGGCCAGGGAACACCTGGGCTGGGAACCCCGGTTCACCCTGGGCTCCGCGTTGCGCGACTACGTCAAGGATCTGGATGCGCTGGAGTCCGGCGCATAG
- a CDS encoding amidohydrolase family protein, with protein MSSGRTSESEAVRARLDHPIIDTDGHTVELTPLYLDYLKELGGADMPRRYAEAVSARSNSRWAFMTEAERRSVRAHCPPWWARPASNTLDRATASLPRLLHERMDRLGIDFAVLYPTEGLAGPPRFEDEELRRVSCRALNKFHAEFYGECSDRMTPAAVIPTHTPQEAIEDTEYAVKELGLKTIVISHVDRPVPRVEEERPDLAPFARYIDTLALDSDYDYDPFWQRCLELGVAPTSHASGQGWGSRRSVSNYMYNHIGHFASAGEAMCKAMFFGGVTYRFPKLNFAFLECGVAWACSLYSDILEHWEKRNRDAIAGLDPESTDIDLMMKLVAQYSGIDSEAKLEEIRASLGRKQRRPENLDDWSRCGIDKAEDIRDRFVPRFYFGCEADDRMIAWAFNDKLNPFGAKLGAMMSSDIGHWDVTDMTEVVAEAHELVDHGHITDEDFRDFSFTNAVRFYAGVNPDFFAGTACEDAAGRALAAD; from the coding sequence ATGAGTTCAGGACGGACCTCGGAATCCGAAGCGGTACGCGCCCGGCTCGACCATCCGATCATCGACACCGACGGCCACACGGTCGAGTTGACGCCGCTCTATCTCGACTATCTGAAGGAGCTGGGCGGGGCCGACATGCCGCGGCGCTATGCGGAAGCCGTGAGCGCCCGCTCCAACAGCCGCTGGGCGTTCATGACCGAGGCCGAGCGGCGCAGCGTGCGCGCCCACTGTCCGCCGTGGTGGGCGCGTCCGGCGAGCAACACCCTGGACCGCGCCACCGCGTCGTTGCCGCGGTTACTGCACGAAAGGATGGACCGGCTGGGCATCGATTTCGCCGTGCTCTATCCCACCGAGGGCTTGGCCGGCCCGCCTCGGTTCGAGGACGAGGAACTCCGCCGCGTGTCGTGCCGGGCGCTCAACAAGTTCCACGCGGAGTTCTACGGTGAGTGCTCCGACCGCATGACCCCGGCCGCGGTGATCCCCACGCATACCCCGCAGGAGGCCATCGAGGATACCGAGTATGCCGTCAAGGAACTCGGCCTCAAGACCATCGTCATTTCCCACGTGGACCGTCCTGTCCCGCGCGTTGAGGAAGAGCGTCCCGACTTGGCGCCTTTCGCGCGCTACATCGACACCCTGGCGCTGGACAGCGACTACGACTACGATCCGTTCTGGCAGCGCTGCCTGGAGCTGGGGGTGGCGCCGACGTCCCACGCGAGCGGCCAGGGCTGGGGCAGCCGGCGCTCCGTTTCCAACTACATGTACAACCACATCGGCCACTTCGCATCGGCTGGCGAGGCGATGTGCAAAGCGATGTTTTTCGGAGGAGTTACGTACCGGTTTCCAAAGCTCAACTTCGCATTTCTGGAGTGCGGCGTGGCGTGGGCCTGCAGCCTCTACAGCGACATCCTGGAGCACTGGGAGAAGCGCAACCGCGACGCCATCGCCGGGCTGGACCCCGAGAGCACCGATATCGATCTCATGATGAAGCTGGTGGCGCAGTATTCCGGCATCGACAGCGAAGCCAAGCTCGAAGAGATCCGCGCGTCCCTCGGCCGCAAGCAGCGGCGCCCCGAGAACCTCGACGACTGGTCGCGCTGCGGTATCGACAAGGCCGAGGACATCCGCGACCGCTTCGTACCGCGCTTCTACTTCGGCTGCGAGGCCGACGACCGCATGATCGCCTGGGCCTTCAACGACAAGCTGAATCCCTTCGGCGCCAAGCTGGGCGCCATGATGAGCTCGGACATCGGTCACTGGGACGTCACCGATATGACCGAGGTAGTAGCTGAGGCTCATGAGCTGGTAGATCATGGACACATCACCGACGAGGATTTCCGTGACTTCAGCTTCACCAATGCGGTGCGCTTCTACGCCGGCGTGAACCCGGATTTCTTTGCCGGCACCGCGTGCGAGGACGCCGCCGGCCGCGCTTTGGCCGCGGATTGA
- a CDS encoding amidohydrolase family protein has protein sequence MARDGFRIFDSDMHVFEPHDLYLRHMDPKWGDRIPRGEPRKRHGQIKFSYGDGTPVRPSGVTARPNVTPGEDLVAHRYAKPLERNYDAVSQVEAMDEEGLDVAVLFRTFPLHTDDTLEPEFANALCRAWNDWCAEFCKENPERLKASALITLHDVDMAVDEARRAVTELGAAGLCLVPEPANGRHIHEYYFDPLWREAERLNVPICFHPAAAPRMDQVAQRFNGFPNEGLLVNTYRNPIELMLAVGSFCGGGVLERFPRLKVAFLEGNCSWLPWVLYRLDERWELRQHLCDEPLSLNPSDYFMRQCVVATDVEEDLVTDVVERLGDDNIVISTDYPHADSRWPDAVSSFLKIDGLGDASKRKIFWDNSARLYNRQ, from the coding sequence ATGGCCCGAGACGGCTTCAGGATTTTCGATAGCGACATGCACGTGTTCGAGCCGCATGATCTCTATCTGAGGCACATGGATCCCAAGTGGGGTGACCGGATTCCCAGGGGCGAGCCGAGGAAGCGCCACGGCCAGATCAAGTTCAGCTACGGCGACGGCACGCCGGTACGGCCGTCGGGCGTTACGGCGCGGCCCAATGTGACTCCGGGCGAAGATCTCGTGGCCCACCGCTACGCCAAGCCCCTGGAGCGGAACTACGACGCGGTTTCCCAGGTCGAGGCCATGGACGAGGAGGGTCTGGATGTCGCGGTGCTGTTCCGGACCTTCCCGCTGCACACGGACGACACCCTGGAGCCGGAGTTCGCCAATGCCCTGTGCCGGGCCTGGAACGACTGGTGCGCTGAGTTCTGCAAGGAGAATCCCGAGCGGCTCAAGGCATCGGCGCTGATCACGCTCCACGACGTGGACATGGCGGTGGACGAGGCGCGCCGCGCGGTGACCGAGCTGGGCGCCGCCGGGCTGTGCCTCGTGCCCGAGCCGGCCAACGGCCGGCACATTCACGAGTACTACTTCGACCCCTTGTGGCGCGAGGCGGAGCGCCTGAACGTGCCCATCTGCTTCCATCCGGCGGCGGCCCCGCGCATGGACCAGGTGGCGCAGCGGTTCAACGGTTTTCCCAACGAGGGGCTTCTGGTCAACACCTACCGGAATCCCATCGAGCTGATGCTGGCCGTCGGAAGCTTTTGCGGCGGCGGCGTGCTGGAGCGGTTCCCGCGGCTCAAGGTGGCGTTCCTCGAAGGCAACTGCAGTTGGCTGCCGTGGGTGCTCTACCGCCTCGACGAGCGTTGGGAGTTGCGCCAACACCTTTGCGACGAGCCCTTGTCGCTGAACCCGAGCGACTACTTCATGCGCCAATGCGTTGTCGCCACGGACGTGGAAGAGGACCTGGTGACGGACGTGGTGGAGCGGCTCGGGGACGACAACATCGTCATCTCCACGGATTACCCGCACGCTGATTCGAGGTGGCCGGACGCCGTGAGCAGCTTTCTCAAGATCGATGGGCTCGGCGACGCATCGAAGCGCAAGATCTTCTGGGACAACAGCGCCAGACTCTACAACCGGCAATAG